Proteins encoded in a region of the Zea mays cultivar B73 chromosome 2, Zm-B73-REFERENCE-NAM-5.0, whole genome shotgun sequence genome:
- the LOC100284223 gene encoding N-alpha-acetyltransferase MAK3 — MSSAAASSSPAAGSEGSGGAVEGREIAYVSYGGEHHLPLVMSLVDEELSEPYSIFTYRYFVYLWPQLTFLAFDARDGKCVGTVVCKMGEHRGAFRGYIAMLVVLKPYRGRGIATELVTRSIRVMMESGCEEVTLEAEVTNKGALALYGRLGFIRAKRLYRYYLNGVDAFRLKLLFPRPDPGLPPMMVGNDRDDQKMDSPYL, encoded by the exons ATGTCGtcggccgccgcctcctcctctcCCGCCGCCGGTAGCGAAGGAAGCGGTGGTGCGGTGGAAGGGCGGGAGATCGCGTACGTGAGCTACGGAGGGGAGCATCACCTGCCGCTGGTAATGTCGCTGGTCGACGAGGAGCTCAGCGAGCCCTACTCCATCTTCACATACCGCTACTTCGTGTACCTCTGGCCGCAGCTCACCTTCCTG GCGTTCGATGCCAGGGATGGCAAGTGCGTGGGGACGGTCGTGTGCAAGATGGGGGAGCACCGGGGTGCATTCAGGGGCTACATCGCCATGCTCGTCGTCCTGAAGCCCTACCGAGGAAGGGGAATAG CAACTGAGCTAGTTACTAGATCAATTCGGGTGATGATGGAGTCTGGCTGTGAGGAG GTGACACTTGAAGCAGAAGTTACTAACAAGGGTGCCCTTGCTCTCTATGGTCGCCTGGGGTTTATCCGAGCAAAAAGACTGTACAGGTACTATTTGAATGGTGTAGACGCTTTTCGGCTGAAACTTCTGTTTCCACGCCCTGATCCTGGCCTGCCTCCAATGATGGTTGGCAATGACAGGGATGACCAGAAGATGGATTCTCCCTACTTGTGA
- the LOC103648029 gene encoding uncharacterized protein translates to MDPSSGSTSRHGRLLISPSLSTPTFSTHSPSPSSAASPAPHRNSTSSPKPLVSFPSPSSANRPRSSYVGAGPRAATAAASASGPAFAHNARLAAALVPAAAFLLDLGGLPVFAVLAIGLAAAYLLDALQLRQGSFFTVWAALLAADVAFFFSASLSSAAAASLPLTVLALLLCAETSFLIGVWASLQFRWIQLENPTIVAALERLLFACVPIAAPALFTWALVSAVGMANASYYFATFCMVFYWLFSIPRRSSFNSRKQDAPMLDSDGILGPLESCVHSLYVLFVPVLFHAVSHRATLFTSLASVCELLLLFFIPFLFQLYASTRGALWWITRDARTMDQIRIVNGFVALVVVVLCLEVRVVFHSFGRYIHAPPPLNYLLVTVTMLGGALGLAAHAAGKVGDAASSVAFTGLAVLVSGAGAVVIGFPMVFLPLPMISGYYVARFFTKKSLSSYFTFVALASLMVLWFVVHNYWDLNIWIAGMPLKSFTKYVVAAVIMAMAVPGLALLPTKLRFLLELGLIGHTLLLCYIENRLFNYASMYYYGFEEDIIYPNYMVFITTFLGLALVRRLYVDQRLGPKAAWILTCLYSSKLAMLFMTSRSVIWFSAVLLLAVTPPLLLYRDKSKGASKMKVWQAYFHASVIAFSAWLCRETIFEALQWWNGRPPSDGLLLGSYILLTGVACIPIVALHFPHAQSAKRFLVLIVATGLLFVVMQPPIKLSWVYRSDFITAAHLSDDDISIYGFVASKPSWPSWLLIATVVLTLAAVTSIIPVKYVVELRTSYAVAVGITLGIYISVQYFFQAVVLYPLLVATIVSAAVFVVFTHLPSESSTRVLPWVFSFLVALFPVTYLLEGHLRAKSFADEDEAEKFTNMLAIEGARMSLLGLYAAIFMIIALEIKFELTLLLREKAADRGMHGPSSRSAAFPPKARLLQQRRAHAAPTFTIKRLAAEAAWMPAIGNVSTVLCFGICLVLNLTLTGGSNRAIFFLAPILLLLNQDSDIFAGFGDRQRYFPVTVSISGYLLLTALYRIWEETWPGNGGWALDIGGPGWLFAVKNFALLVLTLPNHILFNRFMWDYVRQTDAKLLLTLPLNLPSIIMTDILTIRVLGLLGAMYSLAQYMISRRIRIAGMRYI, encoded by the exons ATGGATCCCTCATCCGGATCCACGTCCCGCCACGGGCGTCTCCTCATCTCGCCGTCGCTATCCACCCCGACCTTCTCCACCCACTCCCCGTCCCCCTCATCGGCCGCGTCCCCCGCGCCGCACCGCAACTCCACATCCTCTCCGAAGCCCCTCGTATCTTTCCCCTCACCCTCTTCCGCCAACAGGCCCCGATCCTCCTACGTCGGCGCTGGACCGCGCGCTGCCACCGcagcggcctcggcctcgggtccGGCGTTCGCCCACAACGCGCGCCTTGCGGCGGCCCTGGTCCCTGCCGCGGCCTTCCTTCTCGACCTTGGCGGGCTCCCCGTCTTCGCCGTCCTCGCCATCGGCCTAGCGGCGGCATACCTTCTCGACGCGCTCCAGCTGCGCCAGGGCTCCTTCTTCACCGTCTGGGCGGCGCTGCTCGCGGCCGATGTCGCTTTTTTCTTCTCCGCCTCCCTATCGTCCGCGGCCGCTGCCTCGCTGCCGCTGACCGTCCTCGCGCTGCTTCTCTGCGCTGAGACCTCCTTCCTCATTGGCGTCTGGGCGTCGCTGCAGTTCCGATGGATCCAGCTCGAGAACCCGACTATTGTTGCTGCCCTGGAGCGGCTGCTCTTTGCCTGTGTGCCCATTGCCGCCCCCGCCCTCTTCACGTGGGCTCTCGTGTCTGCGGTCGGCATGGCCAATGCATCCTACTATTTTGCCACGTTCTGCATGGTGTTCTACTGGCTGTTCTCTATACCCCGTCGGTCCAGCTTCAATAGCCGGAAGCAGGATGCTCCAATGCTGGACAGTGATGGCATTCTTGGTCCCTTGGAGAGCTGTGTGCATTCTCTGTATGTGCTGTTCGTGCCGGTGTTGTTCCATGCCGTGTCCCATCGTGCAACACTCTTCACATCGTTGGCCAGTGTGTGTGAATTGTTGTTGCTGTTCTTCATACCGTTCTTGTTCCAGCTGTATGCATCCACTCGTGGTGCACTGTGGTGGATCACCAGGGATGCACGCACCATGGACCAGATAAGAATTGTGAATGGGTTCGTCGCACTGGTCGTGGTGGTGCTTTGCCTTGAGGTGAGAGTTGTGTTCCACTCGTTTGGAAGGTACATTCATGCTCCACCACCGCTGAATTACCTGCTTGTAACTGTCACAATGCTTGGTGGCGCTTTGGGTCTTGCAGCACATGCTGCGGGCAAGGTTGGGGATGCTGCTAGTTCTGTGGCTTTTACAGGATTGGCAGTGCTAGTCAGTGGAGCAGGAGCTGTAGTCATTGGATTCCCCATGGTG TTCCTGCCACTGCCGATGATTTCTGGCTATTATGTTGCAAGGTTCTTTACTAAGAAAAGCTTGTCATCATACTTTACCTTTGTGGCACTTGCAAGCTTGATGGTCCTTTGGTTTGTGGTGCACAATTATTGGGATCTGAATATTTGGATTGCTGGCATGCCATTGAAGTCCTTCACAAAGTATGTTGTTGCAGCTGTCATCATGGCAATGGCTGTTCCTGGTTTGGCACTTCTTCCAACAAAACTTCGGTTTCTTCTGGAACTTGGTCTTATTGGTCATACATTGTTGCTATGCTACATTGAGAACCGATTGTTTAACTATGCCTCCATGTATTATTATGGATTTGAAGAGGATATCATCTATCCTAATTATATGGTTTTTATTACAACCTTTTTGGGCTTGGCTCTTGTAAGGAGATTATATGTTGATCAGAGACTAGGGCCCAAAGCTGCTTGGATCTTAACTTGTCTATATTCATCAAAGTTAGCAATGCTGTTTATGACATCAAGATCAGTTATATGGTTCTCAGCTGTTTTGCTACTTGCTGTTACCCCACCTTTACTTCTTTACAG AGACAAGTCCAAAGGAGCTTCTAAGATGAAGGTCTGGCAAGCTTATTTTCATGCATCTGTCATAGCATTTTCTGCCTGGCTCTGCCGGGAAACAATTTTTGAAGCTTTACAGTGGTGGAATGGAAGACCTCCTTCAGATGGTCTGTTACTGGGTTCATATATTCTTTTGACAGGAGTTGCATGCATTCCAATAGTCGCTCTCCATTTCCCTCATGCTCAG TCAGCGAAGAGATTCCTGGTCCTTATTGTGGCAACAGGCCTTCTCTTCGTTGTTATGCAGCCTCCTATTAAGCTATCATGGGTATACCGGTCGGATTTTATCACAGCGGCACATTTATCTGATGATGACATTTCAATATATGGGTTTGTAGCATCTAAGCCCTCATGGCCGTCATGGCTGCTCATTGCAACTGTGGTACTTACACTAGCAGCAGTTACATCCATCATCCCAGTGAAGTATGTCGTTGAGTTAAGGACTTCATATGCAGTGGCTGTGGGGATTACACTAGGCATCTACATCTCTGTTCAGTACTTCTTCCAGGCAGTTGTTCTGTATCCTCTTCTTGTTGCAACAATTGTCTCTGCAGCAGTCTTTGTCGTATTCACACATCTTCCTTCTGAATCAAGCACAAGGGTTTTGCCATGGGTGTTCTCTTTCTTGGTAGCTTTGTTCCCAGTCACCTATCTGCTCGAAGGACACTTAAGAGCCAAAAGTTTTGCAGATGAGGATGAAGCAGAGAAGTTCACCAACATGTTGGCTATAGAAGGGGCTAGAATGTCACTTTTGGGTCTCTATGCTGCCATCTTCATGATTATTGCATTAGAAATCAAGTTTGAGCTGACTTTGCTATTGCGTGAAAAGGCTGCAGACAGAGGTATGCATGGTCCATCTAGTCGGAGTGCTGCCTTCCCACCCAAAGCAAGGCTGCTCCAGCAACGAAGAGCTCATGCTGCACCAACATTCACCATCAAGCGGTTGGCAGCAGAGGCAGCATGGATGCCTGCTATAGGCAATGTTTCTACTGTGCTGTGTTTTGGCATCTGCCTGGTTCTAAATCTAACACTCACTGGTGGCTCGAACCGTGCTATTTTCTTCCTGGCGCCAATCCTTCTGCTTCTGAACCAGGATTCAGATATCTTCGCAGGGTTTGGTGATAGGCAGCGCTATTTCCCAGTAACAGTTTCTATTTCTGGCTATTTATTGTTGACAGCGTTGTATAGGATATGGGAGGAGACTTGGCCTGGCAATGGAGGATGGGCTCTTGATATCGGGGGCCCGGGCTGGCTGTTTGCTGTGAAGAACTTTGCTCTTCTTGTGCTCACTTTGCCGAATCACATACTCTTCAACCGCTTCATGTGGGATTATGTCAGACAGACAGATGCCAAGCTACTGCTGACGCTACCTCTCAACTTGCCTTCGATTATAATGACAGACATACTTACTATTCGGGTGTTAGGATTGCTAGGAGCTATGTACTCTCTTGCCCAGTACATGATATCAAGGCGCATAAGAATTGCTGGGATGAGATACATTTGA